In the Nicotiana tabacum cultivar K326 chromosome 16, ASM71507v2, whole genome shotgun sequence genome, one interval contains:
- the LOC107797605 gene encoding protein C2-DOMAIN ABA-RELATED 11-like has protein sequence MGDKLGQIKVTVVQGKRLVIRDFRTSDPYVILKLGNQTAKTKVINCCLNPVWNEEFCFSISEPAEVLELEVFDKDRFKADDKMGNAQLSLQPLVAAARLRKILVVASEGTTLRKVIPEKDNCLAVDSSISWVNGEVVQHVWLRLCEVKSGEIELKIKLIDFSCSAPSK, from the exons ATGGGAGACAAATTAGGACAGATAAAAGTGACCGTTGTACAAGGAAAACGTTTGGTGATTCGGGATTTCAGGACCAGTGATCCTTATGTCATTCTCAAGCTGGGTAATCAG ACTGCCAAAACCAAAGTCATAAATTGCTGCCTTAATCCTGTTTGGAATGAAGAATTTTGTTTCTCTATCTCCGAACCAGCTGAGGTTCTCGAATTG GAAGTATTTGACAAAGACCGTTTCAAGGCAGATGACAAGATGGGAAATGCTCAACTTAGCCTTCAACCTTTGGTTGCAGCTGCTAGATTAAGAAAGATTCTCGTTGTTGCTTCCGAGGGGACAACATTAAGGAAGGTTATCCCGGAGAAAGACAATTGTCTAGCAGTTGATAGCAGCATTAGTTGGGTAAATGGTGAAGTTGTGCAACATGTTTGGTTAAGGCTTTGTGAGGTGAAGTCTGGCGAGATAGAGTTGAAGATCAAATTGATCGATTTTTCGTGTTCTGCTCCCTCCAAGTAG